Below is a window of Chitinivibrionia bacterium DNA.
AGAAAAAGCAAATAAATACGGAATAGGCATAATAAGCCAAAAAGGAAACTCAATAGAAGTAAATACCGATTTTGTGAAAGAGCAATAACGGAGAATTTTCTGCTTTTTGCATAAAGTTTGTTTGTTTATCGGCGGCAAATATTATTTTTCGGCTTAAATTTCTTTCAAAGAAGAGGGTAAAAATGCATTGGAACAAAGAAACTGTCAAATTGATAAATCTTACGCCGCTTGTTTTGGTTATAATGTTTGCAGTAATTCTGTTTTTGGGCGCGACCATTACGGCGACGGTCGTGTTTTTGAATAACGTTTATAAAACTATTCCCGAGCCGCACGAATTGGGCAATATTCAGCCGAGTTTGGTGACGCGGGTTTATGCGAAAGACAGTTCGCTGATACACGAATTCAGCATTGAACGGCGGTTTTGGGTACCCATAGACAGCGTCCCGCAGGTATTGATTGACGCTATTATTTCCATTGAAGACAGACGCTTTTATTCGCATTGGGGCTTTGATTCGCGTCGTATGGTTCAAGCGATTATAGGCAATGCGGTAAGCGGCAGAATAGAAGGCGGCGCTTCGACCATTACTATGCAGTTGGCGCGAAACGTGTTTTTAACACAGCGGCAAACGGCGGCGCGGAAAATGCGTGAAATATTGACGGCAATTCAGCTCGAAAAATATTATACAAAAGACGAAATTCTCGAAATGTATCTTAACAAAATTTATTTGGGTGGCGGAAATTTCGGAATGAGCGCCGCCGCAATGGCGTTTTTCAGCAAAAATATTCAGGATATAGACCTTAACGAGGCGGCGGTTTTGGCGGGAACAGTCCAAACTCCAAATCGTCTGAGACCAAACTTGGAGGGAAATCACGAACGACTTACCGCAAGACGGCGTACGGTGCTTAACTCTATGGTGCGTGCAGGTGCAATCTCAAGAGCGGAGGCGGATAGCGTATCGGCGCTTCCCATTCCGAACAACCCTCACCGTCCCGTATCGACTGTTGCGCCTTATTTTGTAGAGCAAATTCGCCGCGACCTCGAAAGACGATTTGGCTCGGATATGCTTTATAATGCGGGACTTTCGATATTTACAACCCTCGATCCGCAAGCGCAAACTGTTGCCGAAGAGGCAATGAACAGCCACTTGACCGTGCTTCAAAGACGGCAAAACGCCTTTTTTATTGACAATGCAAAGGCTTATGAAATTATCGGAGTGCGTCGCGAAGTATTTATGAGAAATTTCGACTCGATTTATGCGGCGCACGCACAAGTTTTGGACGCGCTTCACGACTCTATCTCTCTTCGCAAATTGCAGGGTAGCGTTATTTCTATGGACGTAGAAACGGGCGCGGTGCGAGTAATGATTGGCGGACGCGATTTTACGC
It encodes the following:
- a CDS encoding PBP1A family penicillin-binding protein is translated as MHWNKETVKLINLTPLVLVIMFAVILFLGATITATVVFLNNVYKTIPEPHELGNIQPSLVTRVYAKDSSLIHEFSIERRFWVPIDSVPQVLIDAIISIEDRRFYSHWGFDSRRMVQAIIGNAVSGRIEGGASTITMQLARNVFLTQRQTAARKMREILTAIQLEKYYTKDEILEMYLNKIYLGGGNFGMSAAAMAFFSKNIQDIDLNEAAVLAGTVQTPNRLRPNLEGNHERLTARRRTVLNSMVRAGAISRAEADSVSALPIPNNPHRPVSTVAPYFVEQIRRDLERRFGSDMLYNAGLSIFTTLDPQAQTVAEEAMNSHLTVLQRRQNAFFIDNAKAYEIIGVRREVFMRNFDSIYAAHAQVLDALHDSISLRKLQGSVISMDVETGAVRVMIGGRDFTQSRFNRATQGFRQPGSAFKPFIFAAAFDNGFTPASVVVDRPITIGDWRPENIGREFFGDVTIRQALRRSLNMPAIIVAMEVGLRNVVDLAKAMGFSRDIRAVPALALGVCDVSNLELTRAFAAFANQGLMPQQYFVEMVKDRNGRVIFRHEPRSTQVIDPALASLLTHTMQDVVIRGTGASIRHTHNFMRPSAGKTGTTNNFVDAWYIGYTPQISTGVWVGTDRSQTMGQGVTGSSGAIPIWAPVMHALHRDLPVAEFVYASEGLITLELCPVSNERASIRCPNPYQEMFLIGTVPPTCNVHGASNVRDAREIFGTQPTHTPATPSGGVMF